From a region of the Haloferax volcanii DS2 genome:
- the hpt gene encoding hypoxanthine/guanine phosphoribosyltransferase: MQRLEESLHEAPIIDKDGYSYLVHPISNGVPMLDPQLLREVVVGITRAADLDVDKIVAPEAMGIHIATALSLQTDVPLVVIRKREYGLDGEVALHQTTGYSESEMFINDIEDGDRVLVVDDLLSTGGTLAAICGALDDIGAEVSDIVVAIRKVGETALDDTDYEATSLVDISVDEDGVEIH, encoded by the coding sequence ATGCAGCGACTCGAGGAGTCCCTACACGAAGCGCCCATCATCGACAAGGACGGCTACTCCTACCTCGTCCATCCCATCAGCAACGGCGTGCCGATGCTCGACCCGCAACTCCTGCGCGAGGTCGTCGTCGGCATCACCCGCGCCGCCGACCTCGACGTGGACAAAATCGTCGCCCCGGAGGCAATGGGAATCCACATCGCCACCGCGCTCTCCCTTCAGACGGACGTGCCGCTCGTCGTCATCCGCAAGCGCGAGTACGGCCTCGACGGCGAAGTCGCGCTCCACCAGACGACCGGCTACTCCGAATCGGAGATGTTCATCAACGACATCGAAGACGGGGACCGCGTGCTCGTCGTGGACGACCTGCTTTCGACCGGCGGAACGCTCGCGGCCATCTGCGGCGCGCTCGACGACATCGGCGCGGAGGTCTCCGACATCGTCGTCGCCATCCGGAAGGTCGGCGAGACCGCCCTCGACGACACCGACTACGAGGCGACGAGCCTCGTGGACATCAGCGTCGACGAGGACGGCGTCGAGATTCACTGA